From the Lactuca sativa cultivar Salinas chromosome 9, Lsat_Salinas_v11, whole genome shotgun sequence genome, the window CAAACACTTGTGGATCATGGTGAATAGACACTACATCCAAGTTTACTGACCAACCTTTCTTGATACTATATCCTGAAGAGTCAACAAAACATTAAGTCATCATGCATTCGAATTGATTCATTAAACGTGATTTCATATATATAGTACATTTAGGGTATTATATCCGTACCATCGATCTCAAAGTCCATTGCAGCTTTTCTGGAATACCAAGGTAAGATCGTCGCTCTTCGTAGAGTCTCACTAACTACCTGATCAACATCAAAGAATATAAATCGGTTTCACATGGTCGTGTTATTTGTTGTCTTAACGTtatgtaaaaaaataaaactctagATGCATGATATCATGCTTACTTTTGCTGTATAAGGCATGTTGTTGACTTCGGACCATGTGAGATTTGATCCAGATTTCCTCTTGCTCCGGATTTCCATATGTTCCTCCTGATAGTTTAattttaaacacacacacacacatatatttaATATTGATTTATGAAATGTTGGAACTTGTAAATAATTACGTATGAAACCTACGTACTCTGAGTTGATCCAAGGCTGCATGATTTTCTCCCAGGAATTTAACGAGCCATGTAAGGGCAGCAGTTGTTGTGTCGTGACCTGCAATTAGCAGTGTTAATATGTTGTCCTTCATTTGTGCATCCGTTAGTTTTTCATCGTCATCTTTTCCTTCTGATCCTTCTTTTCCATGCTTCTTAATCAATGACCCCAAGAAATCTTGTTGCATATCacttccatttcttcttcttgCTATTATCGTGTCTAACATCTCAAACATCCCATCCCGTGCCTGATAATCAGTTCAAAACATGGTTCAAATTTGTACGAATATGTGTACACAATTAATTTAATCTGTATATATTTTGAACTTTACAAGTACCTTCATGCCACGATAGAACGCAGTCCCTGGTATATTAAAAGGCAAGGATGCAAAGGAAGAAGAAATGATCTTGAAATAGTCTCGAAATTTCTCTTGCTCTTCACCCTCAGGCTCTAAGCTCATTATCATGTTTCCTATAACTTTTAAAGTGAACTGCATATAATGGAAAAAGCGTATATATCAGCATGGAAACAATCAAACAACCGAATACTAATATGATCAAGCCTTAATTAGGTCGTCGGAAAATTACTGTTGAAGCTTCTTCAAGAACCAGAACTTTTTGTCCTTCCCACTGATCAAACATCTCAATAGCCAAATCGTTGATAAACTGGAAATATTTCTTGAGGCCATCAATGGAGAGGGGTTCAGCAATGAGGCGTCTGAGACGCTTGTGGTCTTCTCCATTCTGTTGAAGCAAGCTATTGGGGCCCAACACCTTTTGACCTGTGGTGAACAGGTTCAAGCTAACCATTCCATCTTTTCCTGTTAATAACACCTTGCTTGCTTCTCTACCAGTTGTAAACACCATATATCGTCCTAAAACGTAGCTCTTAAACACCTTCCCGTATCTAATCAATTTTAAAAGTGTTAGATATATAAAACTTATGAGATGGAAAGAACTTCGATGTATACATAACTACATAAGTCCTGATCGTTGATTGTTTACCTTTGTTGCCTTTTGTTCATGAAACTGAATATACCAGAAGGACTTGAAAACTCAGATATAAAGGAGAAACTCTCGCCGATGACTGGCCAACCAAGGCTACCGGGGATGACATCCATTTCCTTTGGGAAAGCGTTTGCACGAAGGAAGGCGACTGCTAGGAGCACAAGGATCAATCCAACCACCACTGCTATTGTTAGCTCCATTTTTCTGTTGGATTTGAATTCTCAAGGTATGGATtgttcatcacaaagcttccctaTCAGGTCACTTATATATGGACGAAACATTTACTTAGAAGGAATCAAGGAAATCATTTTGGTATTTTGTTGGTTGCATCGCAAACACAGCGTCAAGCAGAAGTGAAGATTCTGTGCGAAGGAATCGAGGAATTTTGGCACATTATTTGTTTTAGAGGTGATTCTGGGACGGCTGCATCTAGTTTTCAATATATGTATATTGCTTTTCAACCATGTATATCATGGTGCTTTGGTGATTGGTACGTTAATGACATTGTGACCTTTCctaaatatatataataatatactAAATATTATGGCAATTACAGCTCATTTGCAACAAAAAGCTGTTGGTAAAAAGTAAAGCCAGCGAAAATAAAGCATTGTCTCGTAAATGGATTTTTGTGGCGAAAATCCACAATACCGTAATTCACAGCAACTACATTGTTATATCAGTATGTAATAAAAATAACATTGAAAATATCTTAATTACCAATGCTATTTGTACTCTaacgaaaattttaaaaaaattttaatttgttATCCAATAAAAGAATTGTAAATAACATATACGACAAACTATGATGATGACAAAATACTTTTGGATTTTGTAACCTAGATAATTTGATGACGAGTACATCAAGTTTTGCATGACATTCCATCTGGTATATATACCGTCCATGCCAGTGGCATAGTGCGTAAACACAAAACCTCCCCCTGCTCGTGGTTGGGGGATGaccaaatttctttttaatatttcAATTTACCTATAAATACTAAAAACTATTTAAAACATTACCACACTACTTCCTTCCTTTCTTTCTATACtcattcatttattattatttttttttaattcaaattaaATTAAACCATCGTGCAAAACTCAAACATCCTCAAGACACCAAAATTCGATTTATTCACCCCGATTATATCCACATTTTGATTCATCCATCGGTGAGTTCATGAATATGTTACAAGAATCACCAATTAAACATCAACCTTTTTCCAATATCAATTTCAACAAGATTACTTCCAACAACGAATGGAGTTCCAACCAAACACCTTACAATAGTTAAACCCATTCCAAGCAAACATTTGTCCACAACAACAATTTCAACCTTCTTAATTTTGAGCTTCTCAAGCCTAATATTCACAAGATGAAGACGAAATGGAACCAAAATCACAATCGGAAAAACAACAAAACCCTTGGAaacgaaaaataataataataaaacaaagaCAAACGGTGGTAAAACATATTTAACCATCAACAATATATTCAACAattttatgaatatatatatatatatatat encodes:
- the LOC111876092 gene encoding abscisic acid 8'-hydroxylase 3, translated to MELTIAVVVGLILVLLAVAFLRANAFPKEMDVIPGSLGWPVIGESFSFISEFSSPSGIFSFMNKRQQRYGKVFKSYVLGRYMVFTTGREASKVLLTGKDGMVSLNLFTTGQKVLGPNSLLQQNGEDHKRLRRLIAEPLSIDGLKKYFQFINDLAIEMFDQWEGQKVLVLEEASTFTLKVIGNMIMSLEPEGEEQEKFRDYFKIISSSFASLPFNIPGTAFYRGMKARDGMFEMLDTIIARRRNGSDMQQDFLGSLIKKHGKEGSEGKDDDEKLTDAQMKDNILTLLIAGHDTTTAALTWLVKFLGENHAALDQLREEHMEIRSKRKSGSNLTWSEVNNMPYTAKVVSETLRRATILPWYSRKAAMDFEIDGYSIKKGWSVNLDVVSIHHDPQVFADPHKFDPSRFDDPLRSFSFLGFGNGPRMCPGMNLAKLEISIFIHHLVCRYKWKPLEKDDSVQPTLVRMPKNKYPIIVESL